In Rhodamnia argentea isolate NSW1041297 chromosome 4, ASM2092103v1, whole genome shotgun sequence, the following proteins share a genomic window:
- the LOC115743498 gene encoding uncharacterized protein LOC115743498: MELSFRSPAINFQQVETAIEMALNPSRVLYDMDSDDEQWISSCQGSTNVHENGSGHMSVEIFEWTMDMFEKKAHALQRDHFTSEEIDDLKFGAGPVVRAIYEHWRQKRQKKGMPLIRHLQPPSWEKYQQQLRERGLALNKGNSAPSDGCQKTSAAERPPMFAFCVKPRGLEVPNKGSKQRSQKRFSVTG; encoded by the exons ATGGAGCTATCGTTTCGCAGTCCTGCTATCAACTTCCAGCAAGTTGAAACAGCTATTGAAATGGCCTTGAATCCATCTCGTGTCCTATATGACATGGACAGTGACGATGAGCAGTGGATTTCATCTTGTCAGGGTTCTACAAATGTTCATGAGAATGGCTCCGGGCACATGTCTGTGGAGATATTTGAGTGGACAATGGACATGTTCGAGAAGAAAGCTCATGCTCTACAGCGTGACCATTTCACATCTGAAGAAATAGACGACTTGAAGTTTGGCGCAGGACCAGTGGTAAGAGCTATTTATGAACATTGGCGGCAGAAgaggcaaaagaaaggaatgcCATTGATTCGACATCTTCAG CCACCATCATGGGAAAAGTACCAGCAGCAGTTGAGAGAGCGGGGGCTAGCTTTGAATAAAGGGAACTCTGCTCCTTCTGATGGGTGTCAGAAGACCTCAGCTGCTGAAAGACCTCCCATGTTTGCTTTCTGTGTGAAACCTAGGGGTTTAGAGGTTCCTAATAAAGGCTCAAAGCAAAGGTCTCAAAAACGATTCTCAGTCACAGGGTAA
- the LOC115743496 gene encoding scarecrow-like protein 8 has product MASPVSICWKQSLMEAATAIYDGRADVASEILTRLSAVPNPKGNSEQKLMDYMLSALKSRVSPVENPPPVAELFTKDHMLSTQSLYDLSPCFKLGFMAANLAILEAASEQPSANKLHVIDFDVGQEGQYLNLLHALSARQAGSQSTLKITTLADNFNSEESLRLVGDRLSELAAKMGVRLEFNIVSQKLSELSRDSLGCEPDEVLAVNFAFKLYRMPDESVSVENPRNELLRRVKGLAPRVVTVVEQEMNGNTAPFMTRVGEALACYGALLESIESTGARDNSERARAEEGLSRKLRNSVACEGRDRVERCEVFGKWRARMGMAGFESKPLSQHVAESMKARLSSGNRVNPGFTVKEENGGVCFGWLGRTLTVASAWR; this is encoded by the coding sequence ATGGCGTCGCCGGTTTCCATCTGCTGGAAGCAGTCGCTAATGGAGGCTGCGACGGCGATATACGATGGCAGAGCAGACGTGGCTTCGGAGATCCTGACGCGCTTGTCTGCCGTGCCGAACCCCAAGGGTAATTCAGAGCAGAAACTGATGGATTACATGCTGTCTGCGCTTAAATCGCGCGTGAGCCCCGTTGAGAACCCACCCCCCGTGGCCGAGTTGTTCACCAAGGACCATATGTTATCGACTCAGTCCCTTTACGATCTGTCTCCTTGTTTCAAGCTCGGTTTCATGGCTGCCAATCTCGCGATTTTGGAAGCTGCATCGGAGCAACCCTCCGCTAACAAGCTCCATGTAATTGATTTCGATGTTGGTCAGGAAGGACAGTACCTCAATCTCCTCCACGCGCTGTCCGCGCGTCAGGCGGGCAGTCAATCCACCCTCAAGATCACGACGCTGGCAGATAACTTTAACAGTGAGGAGAGCCTCAGGTTGGTCGGGGACCGACTGAGTGAACTCGCGGCCAAGATGGGAGTTAGGTTAGAATTCAACATCGTGAGCCAGAAGCTGAGCGAGTTGAGCCGCGACTCGCTGGGCTGCGAGCCCGACGAGGTGCTGGCGGTGAACTTCGCGTTCAAGCTGTACAGAATGCCGGACGAGAGCGTGTCCGTGGAGAACCCGCGCAACGAGCTCCTCCGGCGCGTGAAGGGCCTGGCGCCGCGGGTGGTGACGGTGGTGGAGCAGGAGATGAACGGGAACACGGCGCCATTCATGACGCGCGTGGGGGAGGCGCTGGCGTGCTACGGGGCGCTGCTGGAGTCGATCGAGTCCACAGGGGCGAGGGACAACTCGGAGCGAGCGAGGGCGGAGGAGGGGCTGAGTCGGAAATTGCGGAACTCGGTTGCTTGCGAAGGTAGGGACCGGGTGGAAAGATGCGAGGTATTCGGGAAGTGGAGGGCCCGGATGGGGATGGCTGGGTTCGAGTCGAAGCCACTGAGTCAACACGTGGCCGAATCGATGAAGGCGAGGCTGAGCAGTGGGAACCGAGTCAACCCGGGATTCACGGTGAAAGAAGAGAATGGTGGGGTTTGCTTCGGCTGGCTCGGCCGAACTCTCACCGTCGCGTCCGCCTGGCGTTAA
- the LOC125314866 gene encoding disease resistance protein L6-like — MDRLIFGHSFAEVVALILLPGIAFYFLNKKKSSVRGDAEDFNTDTSASSTTPMGTNSGGSSSTPTETDDGASSSLTPSSGDSYEVFLSFSGRDTRYGFTDHLYHGLVDARIHTFRDNEELRRGKKIGDDLFTAIKNSKILIPILSMNYGTSSWCLNELVQIMECKKNNEETIVLPIFYKVEPSDVGHLLGSFGDEFRKREKRLCKRKGFDSTILTKWKEALEEVSSLKGHNAAG; from the coding sequence ATGGATCGTCTCATTTTTGGGCATTCTTTTGCCGAGGTCGTGGCCTTGATCCTTCTCCCTGGGATCGCGTTCTATtttctcaataagaagaaaTCTAGCGTGCGTGGAGATGCGGAAGATTTTAATACTGACACATCTGCTTCGTCGACTACCCCGATGGGAACTAATTCCGGTGGATCTAGTTCAACTCCGACAGAAACTGATGATGGTGCATCTAGTTCGTTGACCCCATCGTCTGGAGACTCCTAcgaggtgttcttgagctttagcGGTCGAGATACTCGATATGGCTTCACCGATCACCTATATCATGGGCTTGTCGATGCTAGGATCCATACTTTCAGAGACAATGAGGAGCTCCGCCGAGGCAAGAAGATCGGCGATGATCTTTTTACGGCCATCAAGAACAGTAAGATCCTGATCCCTATTCTCTCCATGAATTATGGTACGAGCAGTTGGTGCTTGAATGAATTAGTTCAAATAATGGAGTGCAAGAAAAATAACGAGGAGACTATAGTGTTGCCTATATTCTACAAAGTGGAACCATCTGACGTGGGACATCTACTTGGGAGTTTTGGAGATGAATTTCGTAAGCGTGAGAAGCGTTTGTGTAAAAGGAAGGGATTCGACTCAACGATATTGACGAAATGGAAGGAAGCACTCGAAGAAGTCAGCTCCTTGAAAGGACACAACGCCGCGGGGTAA
- the LOC115743461 gene encoding disease resistance protein RPV1-like, giving the protein MKSVRNNSHATLFVGIHGMGGIGKTTLAKTIYNQLLNQFEYHSFIADIREKYKNGVECLHNQLIHDILKEENLVRNRDEGIKLVSSRFKDKKVLILLDDVDADSHLEDLAGNRDWFSSGSVILITTRDKSILDNAEVDCDYELEEMDMDTSLIPFSRHAFGKDAPPSEFEVLTRDVVSSTGGLPLSLEVLGSFLRNKEPEVWEDTIKQLRNVPDKEVQKTLRITYDALEDEQQQIFLDIACFFIGTDLRMASYMWDACGFYPKKGIVVLRLMSLIKVGENHELGMHDQLRDLGREIVRQEDKKKPGNRSRLWDSKEVMEGLEEDEGTRKIEAISCSKSRSCRDGDDDIGIGQHFDNILKGEQFKKLKNLRFLDARGAHLTGHFKNPTKNLKWLQWHGSPSTFEANNFDAKELVVLHLSSRKLSDTWPRWSSIKVAKKLKYLNLIGCESLEKTSFLSYFENLEVPILRYCRKLKQIDSSIGKMKSMVRLDLTVCVELKRLPREVSKLEALEQLLLRESGIEELPESIGDLQNLEILDIAHTGIKELPDGIGRLRKLRNLNASCCGLNTLESLEEINIWECASIKRLNLPKSKGLKIFHTTYCKSLVEIQGLDTLESLEKIDISWCASIERLNLSKSKGLKIFKATNCERLVEIQGLDTSKSLKEIDIFGCASIERLNLPKSKVLKLYAGSCKKLFEIQGLDGLKFLKVLNLSGCTSFGRLPNICCFDTLQKLAINSCDNLHDIQGLVRFPSCTSLWIEDCNSLANFPNLSNFPNLWKLYLSNCHGFREIPWLVESTSLFYIAISGFSSVEILPDLSSCTNLFFLDVRNCEKLTELQGLEKLEHLRKLNIYGCKSLKIIPELPGIQVCRKYEENTSDSYQLRREFGEDRQC; this is encoded by the exons ATGAAATCCGTGCGTAATAATTCTCATGCCACCCTGTTTGTTGGTATCCatggaatgggaggcattggtaagacaACTCTTGCTAAAACCATCTATAACCAGCTCTTGAATCAATTTGAGTATCATAGCTTCATTGCTGATATTAGGGAGAAATATAAGAATGGCGTTGAGTGCTTGCATAATCAGTTGATCCATGATATACTGAAGGAAGAAAATCTAGTTCGTAATAGGGATGAAGGGATTAAGCTCGTCTCATCCCGCTTTAAAGATAAGAAAGTGCTGATTCTCCTCGATGACGTGGATGCTGATTCTCACTTGGAGgatttggccggaaatcgtgattggttttcttcggGAAGTGTGATCCTTATTACCACAAGAGACAAGAGTATTCTTGACAATGCTGAGGTGGATTGTGACTATGAACTTGAGGAGATGGATATGGATACATCTTTGATCCCGTTTAGTAGACATGCGTTCGGAAAGGATGCTCCTCCTAGTGAATTTGAGGTCCTCACTCGTGATGTTGTATCCTCCACCGGAGGGCTTCCCTTATCTCTGGAGGTTTTGGGTTCATTTTTGCGCAATAAAGAACCCGAAGTATGGGAAGATACGATAAAACAGTTAAGAAATGTCCCGGATAAGGAAGTGCAAAAAACGCTAAGGATAACGTATGATGCATTGGAGGATGAACAACAGCAGATATTTTTGGATATcgcttgtttttttattggcaCCGATTTGAGAATGGCATCCTACATGTGGGACGCTTGTGGCTTTTACCCAAAGAAGGGGATTGTAGTATTGAGATTAATGTCGTTAATCAAAGTTGGAGAGAATCATGAGCTCGGAATGCATGATCAATTACGAGATCTTGGTCGGGAAATCGTCCGCCAGGAAGACAAGAAGAAGCCTGGGAATCGCAGCCGGTTATGGGACTCCAAGGAAGTCATGGAAGGGCTAGAGGAAGATGAG GGAACAAGAAAGATTGAGGCCATTTCTTGCTCAAAATCCCGTTCTTGTCGAGATGGAGATGACGATATCGGGATCGGGCAACATTTTGACAATATCCTCAAAGGCGAGcaattcaagaaattaaagaaCCTGAGGTTCCTTGATGCGAGGGGGGCACATCTTACTGGACATTTTAAGAACCCAACTAAGAATTTAAAATGGCTTCAATGGCATGGTTCTCCctcaacttttgaagcaaacaATTTTGATGCAAAGGAATTAGTTGTACTCCATTTGTCCTCTAGAAAGTTATCAGATACATGGCCAAGATGGAGTTCCATCAAG GTGGCAAAGAAGCTGAAATATCTTAACCTTATAGGCTGTGAATCTTTAGAAAAAACTTCCTTCCTCtcatattttgagaatttagaGGTTCCGATTCTCAGATATTGTCGGAAGCTAAAGCAAATTGACTCTTCGATTGGAAAAATGAAGAGTATGGTACGCTTGGACTTGACGGTATGCGTGGAGCTCAAGAGGCTTCCAAGAGAAGTGAGTAAATTAGAAGCACTGGAGCAACTCCTTCTACGGGAATCTGGAATAGAAGAATTACCAGAGAGCATAGGGGATCtgcagaatctagaaattctggATATTGCTCACACTGGGATAAAAGAATTACCCGATGGCATTGGAAGGCTGAGAAAGCTCCGAAATTTAAATGCTTCATGTTGCG GCCTCAATACGTTGGAGTCCTTGGAAGAGATAAATATCTGGGAGTGCGCTTCAATTAAGAGgctgaaccttccaaaatccaaggGTCTGAAGATATTCCACACTACATACTGCAAAagcttggttgaaattcaaggcctcgatacgTTGGAGTCCTTGGAAAAGATAGATATCTCTTggtgcgcttcaattgagagGCTGAACCTTTCAAAATCCAAGGGTCTGAAAATATTCAAAGCTACAAACTGCGAAAGgttggttgaaattcaaggcctcgatacgTCGAAGTCCTTGAAAGAGATAGATATCTTTGGATGCGCTTCAATTGAGAGgctgaaccttccaaaatccaaggTTTTGAAGTTGTATGCTGGATCTTGCAAAAAATTAttcgaaattcaaggtctcgacGGGTTGAAGTTCTTGAAAGTGCTAAATCTGTCCGGGTGCACTTCCTTTGGAAGGTTACCAAATATATGTTGCTTTGATACCTTGCAGAAGTTGGCAATCAACAGTTGCGACAACCTTCATGATATTCAGGGCCTAGTGAGATTCCCATCCTGCACAAGTTTATGGATTGAGGATTGCAATTCCTTAGCAAACTTcccaaacttgtcaaattttcctaatttgtgGAAATTGTACCTATCAAATTGCCATGGATTTCGGGAGATCCCGTGGCTTGTGGAGTCAACGTCTCTATTTTATATTGCCATCTCAGGATTTTCCTCGGTCGAGATCTTACCTGATTTGTCATCATGTACCAACTTGTTCTTTCTGGATGTGCGAAATTGTGAGAAACTAACTGAGCTTCAGGGGCTTGAGAAATTGGAGCACCTAAGGAAGTTGAACATTTATGGCTGCAAGTCACTCAAGATAATACCAGAGTTACCTGGAATTCAGGTTTGTCGAAAGTATGAAGAAAATACATCTGACTCATATCAATTGAGGAGAGAATTTGGAGAAGACCGACAGTGTTGA